Proteins encoded in a region of the Acidobacteriota bacterium genome:
- a CDS encoding (d)CMP kinase — translation MIIAIDGPSGAGKSTLGKMLARELDLLYLDTGAMYRAGALAVLRAGISFEEETSVAEAITAASIHLTGNSENLTVLLDGADVTAEIRTLEVAQAASRVSTNSAVRRRMVELQREMGERAERGCVLEGRDIGSVVFPNADVKFFLTAEPAARARRRFEEDKGKGRTSTFEQTLAEINERDERDVSRDDSPLQIPEGSEVIDTSELDLDEVFEQMLAVIRERKSAAA, via the coding sequence ATGATAATCGCTATCGATGGCCCATCGGGCGCCGGTAAATCGACTCTTGGCAAAATGCTCGCCCGCGAGCTTGACCTCTTGTATCTCGATACCGGTGCGATGTACCGTGCGGGAGCTCTTGCGGTCCTCCGGGCGGGTATTTCGTTTGAGGAAGAGACGAGTGTCGCCGAGGCGATCACGGCCGCATCGATCCATCTCACCGGCAATTCCGAAAACCTGACGGTTCTGCTCGACGGAGCAGACGTCACCGCCGAGATCCGAACGCTCGAGGTCGCCCAGGCAGCCTCTCGCGTTTCGACAAACTCCGCCGTCCGCCGCCGCATGGTCGAGCTTCAACGGGAGATGGGCGAGCGGGCCGAGCGGGGATGCGTTCTCGAGGGCCGCGACATTGGTAGCGTCGTTTTCCCAAATGCTGACGTGAAATTCTTTCTCACCGCCGAGCCCGCCGCACGTGCACGCAGACGCTTTGAAGAAGATAAAGGGAAAGGCCGGACCTCGACCTTCGAACAAACTCTCGCCGAGATAAACGAACGCGATGAACGCGACGTTTCTCGCGACGACTCGCCGCTGCAGATACCGGAAGGCTCCGAGGTGATCGACACCTCGGAACTCGATCTGGATGAAGTTTTCGAACAAATGCTCGCCGTGATTCGTGAAAGAAAGAGTGCGGCGGCCTAG
- a CDS encoding glycerophosphodiester phosphodiesterase, with translation MKINGSGKKAVSIEGHRGARGYLPENTIPSFILAIEQGSDTLELDVVITKDKKVLVSHEPWFSHLISTAPNGKPITKETERDHNIYQMTYAETKKYDVGSIGNVGFPDQKPMKVQKPLMTDLFKAVDKFVKDNKLAPVRYNIEIKSAPQGDGTFHPAPDEFARLVLADVKKFGLEKRVIIQSFDLRPLQELKRTAPAIPLALLVGPTEDLTGKLEKLTFVPDTLSPHFSLVNEKLVALCREKGMKLVPWTVNEIADLERMSKFDLDGIITDYPDRAVQVFRKR, from the coding sequence ATGAAGATCAACGGATCAGGCAAAAAGGCCGTCTCGATCGAAGGCCATCGCGGAGCCCGCGGTTATCTGCCGGAAAACACGATTCCGTCGTTCATCCTCGCGATCGAGCAAGGCTCGGACACGCTCGAGCTCGACGTTGTGATCACCAAGGACAAGAAAGTTTTGGTCTCGCACGAGCCCTGGTTTTCCCACCTGATCTCGACCGCTCCGAATGGTAAGCCGATCACAAAAGAAACCGAACGCGATCACAACATCTATCAGATGACCTATGCCGAGACCAAGAAGTACGACGTCGGTAGCATCGGCAACGTCGGCTTTCCCGATCAGAAGCCGATGAAGGTTCAAAAGCCGCTGATGACGGACCTCTTCAAGGCGGTCGATAAATTTGTAAAGGATAATAAGCTCGCGCCGGTCCGCTATAACATCGAGATCAAATCAGCACCGCAGGGCGATGGAACTTTTCATCCGGCTCCGGATGAATTCGCTCGGCTCGTTCTCGCTGATGTGAAGAAATTCGGCCTGGAAAAGCGCGTCATCATTCAGTCCTTTGATCTCCGCCCGCTTCAGGAACTGAAACGAACGGCACCGGCTATTCCGCTCGCCCTTCTCGTCGGCCCGACGGAAGACCTGACTGGCAAGCTCGAAAAGCTGACCTTTGTTCCGGACACGCTCAGCCCTCACTTCTCGCTGGTGAACGAAAAGCTGGTAGCTTTATGCCGTGAAAAAGGGATGAAACTCGTGCCGTGGACGGTCAACGAGATCGCCGATCTAGAGCGGATGAGCAAGTTCGATCTGGACGGCATAATCACCGATTATCCCGACCGAGCGGTTCAGGTTTTCCGCAAGCGTTAA